The Nitrospirota bacterium genome contains the following window.
ATCGGCGCACAATCGGTGCAAGGACGTCCAGCGGGCCTCGATCTCTTTAGGAAGCCGACCGGCCCGCACAGCACGAAACGTCCGGCCGGGCCGCCAGGCGACGTCAGAGCGGTGCAGCGGACGACTCCGGCTCCGCCTCCATCGAACACGACGCATCGCGTTGTTCCCAGAAGTCCTGCCGCCGGTCATCGAGGAGCGCTCCAGCGCTCAGTTGTCTTGAGTTCCCAGCCATTCTGGATGCTCCGCGGCAATCGTGTCGTACAACTCATCCAGCCACCGACCGGCGCAGCTCAGGATTTCGCGCACCAACGGCTCGGGCTGTCCCGTCCGTTTGATCGTCCATTGGCAGACATATTCTAACAAGGCTTCACGCTCGAATTGTCGCGAGGTCTGCGTCGCCAGCGCGGACAGTTCGTCTAGACCTGTGCGGATGACCTCCGCCACGGTTTCCCGCGCGTACGATGTGCTGGCCGTCACGTATTGGACGGCGCGGTTGATTTCCTGCTCCGTCACGGAAGAACCCGCATCCCGGCCGGTGATTCTAACATCGCCGCCGACTCTGTCAATGCGGCTTACGGCGAGGCGGCCCCCGGCGTTCACCCGCTGATCGAAGCCGAGATTTCCGGCCGCCGCTTCGGCTATGATACGTTTCGCAACTTTCAACCATCGTTGAGGAAATCCATCATGCCTCTTGTCGCTGCGCGCAAGCCGACTTCAACCAAGGCCGAACACCCGGCCCTGGAACAGATCCCGGATCGGTGGAACTTGTCGCACCTTGTCAGGGACCCGCTTCGGGATTTCGACCGGCTCATCGCCGAGCTGGACCGAAAGGTGACCGCTTTTGAGTCCTGGCGGGATCGGCTGAATCCTGCCATGTCGAACGAAGCCTTCCTTGAATTGCTCCGTCTCGACGAGGAGATTGCTACAGGCTCATCGAAGCTGGGCGCCTATGCCTACCTCTGGTTTTCCGAGGACACGAAGAACCTGCCGGCCCGGTCGTTCAAGACCAAGGTGGAAGAACGGTTGGCGGCGTTCCAGAATCGCTTGCTCTTCTTCGAGCTCTGGTGGCAGGACGTGGATGAAACGAACGCCGCCCGGTTGCTCGCCGGCTCCGGAGACTACCGCTATTACCTCCAAACCATCAGACGTTTCACACCGCACACGCTGTCGGAGCCGGAGGAGAAAATTATCAACCTGAAAAACATCACCGGCCGGAGCGCGTTGAATACCCTCTACGAGGTGGTGACCAACGGATTCACCTTTACCTTGACCGTCAAGGGCAGACACAAGACGCTCAACCGTGAAGAGTTGATGGCCTATGTACGGAGCCCCCTGCCCCGCCTGAGGGAGGCTGCGTATCGCGAGCTCTACCGTGTCTTTGCGGCCAATCACGACCTGATCGGCGAGATGTATAAGACCCTGGTGAACGACTGGAAGACCGAAAATCTCCGGCTTCGCAAGTTTGCCACGCCGATTGCCAGCCGCAATCTGGGGAACGATGTGCCGGACGCCGCCGTCTCCGCCCTGCTGTCGGTCTGCGCCAAGAATGCCGACGTCTTCCAGGAATATTTCCGACTGAAAGCCCGCATCTGCAAGATCAAACCGATGACCCGTTACCACATTTACGCGCCGCACCGGGTGGAACAGAAGCGGTTTCGCTATCCCGACGCCGTCCGGATGGTGCTGGATGCGTATCGCACGTTCTCGCCGAAGTTGGCCGACCTCGCCGAACGCGTGTTTCGCGACCGTCACATCGACGCGAAGACCAGACCGGGTAAGCTGAGCGGAGCATACTGCTATAGCGTGGTGCCTGGGCTCACTCCCTACGTGCTGCTGAACTTTACCGGGGAAGCCCGCGACATTGCCACCATGGCCCACGAATTGGGGCATGCGGTCCACGGCATGATGGCCTCCCATCACTCCGTGTTTACGTTCCACGCCACCTTACCGCTCGCGGAAACCGCCTCGGTGTTCGGCGAGCGAATCCTGTCGGACGCGCTGATTTCTCAAGAGCGAAACAAGGCTGTTCGGCAAAGCCTGTTGCTGTCTCAGATCGACGACCTGTATGCCACCGTTCTTCGGCAGGCGTACTTTGTCCTGTTCGAGCAGATCGCCCATGAGATGATCGCCAACGGCGCAACCGTCCAAGACTTGGCCGCTTCCTACCTCGAGAGCTTGCGACGGCAGTTCGGCAGGGCCGTGCGCGTCCCCGACGAGTTTCGCTGGGAATGGTTGACCATTCCGCATCTTTTCGCCAGTCCCTTTTATTGCTACGCGTACAGCTTCGGTAATTTATTGGTGCTGGCGCTCTATCGGATGTACAAGAAGCAAGGCTCCGCCTTCATCCCTCGCTATCTGGCCCTCTTAGCGGCGGGAGGGTCACAGAGCCCGCAGGAAATCCTTTCGGAGGTGGGTGTAGACATGACGTCCGAGGCATTTTGGCAGTCGGGATTCGAGACGATTAAGGACATCGTCGAGCAACTTGACCGAACAGCCCTATAGTTTCAACAGCTTACAGCAGCACAACACTGCCAGTGTCTACAGGATCCTTCGCCTTGGGTTCTGACGGATGAGCGCGCAAATTTACCCTTGACGGAAAAGAAAAGAGCTTGTAGAATGAAACCAGTTGATAACGGTTATCATAATCGTTGTTTTATAGATATCCAGCTATTACGAGGCTCACGTATGTATGTCTGCCTCTGCAAAGGCCTCACCGAATCGGATGTGCGGGCGGCCGGACGAGCGGGCGCAGTCACGCCCTGCCAGTTGATCGAGACCTTTGGACTTAAGAAAAACGGCTGCTGCGGTCGTTGCGCCAAGAATATCCACGAATTCGTTTCGCTGGCGACGAGCCATCTCGTCGCTCCCTGCCGCAATTCAGCAACGCCTACCTCCTAGCCTGCCAGGGTGCCTTGCAGATTCTCGAGAGATGCATCTTGTTCGTGGTCTGTGCCGGTCCTCGACTTCGGCTTGCAAACAGTGGGAGAGTCGTCGTTTCCGCACGGTGAGAAGAAGCAGGGAACACAAAACGCAAACGGTTATCGCGCCATTCCTCGCTTCATCACCGCTGTGATTTCTGCGACGCGTCGACCGAGGGCTTTTGCGGCAGCCAGTTCGTTTTGATCGATGCCCGGACTCTCTCCTTCAGTCGTCGCTGAGGCGCCGAACGCCCCGCCCCCGCTGACCACGATCATCTGATTGCCCAGCATAGCGGCCAAAATGGTCAGCATGGTGACTTCCTTGCCCGATGCAATCTGCCCGCCGGTCGCAAAGGCCGCCCCGACTTTGTTGCGCATCTTGAACTCCGGAAAGACGCCGAACTTCAACTGCCAATTATCGAAGAAGGTCTTCACCTCTCCGGCCATATTCGACCAATAGACGGGCGAGCCGACGACGACAGCATCGGAGGAAAAGAGATCATCGGCCGTGACCAGTCCTACGCGCTTCAGCACGACAAGCGTTCCCGGAACGCTCTTCGCTCCCTCGCTGACCGCTTCGGCCATTTTCTCGGTGTTTCCGGTCATGGAATGATATGCGACCAGTACCTTGACCGAGGGCGTTGCCTTCTCAACCGCCTCGACACGACCGCCAAGCGCGGCAAGGGTTGTCGCCAAAACCACTAAACCGATTGTTTGACGCATGCGGGATCCTCCACAGCGACTGCGATCACTTCGACAAGAACGGGAGACAGGAAAGATGACGGCGGGACTCGGGAGAGACGAATGCACATTGGCGGCCAACAGCCAAGCTGGCCGCGTCGGCCTCGTATGCGGCTAATACCGGACGGTCTCTTCATCCATGTGTTCCTCGACGGAAATCTCGGTCAATGAGCCGCGATAATCGCACTTGTGGCAACGAATCCGCCACTCCTCAAGCCACTTCTCCTGGACATAGGATTGGTTGCACTTCGGACAGACAAACACGCCTTTCTTATAGAGGACCCTGCGTTTTTCCTTCATTCCGCCCCTCCCTTCTCCTGCGCGGGCGTCGCGCCGGACAGAATGGCATAGGAGCCGATGGGATTGCAAGACAGCGTACGACGGTCTTCAACTTGACAGTCAAAAGACGCGCCGACTAGGATGCGCACATGCGTCTTCGTCATTCCTGTTCACCTACCCGTCACCGCCGGGCCGTCCCCTGGTTGAACCACGCCATATTCTCTTTGCTGATGAGTGTCGGCGCCGCCGCATGGGCTGTTCTTTCTCCGGCTTCCGCGCAAGAAGGTCTCATTCCCGTGAAAACGCCGGGCGGCGCGATCATCTATGCGGAGCTCGCCGATACGACCGAGAAGCGGGCGCGCGGGCTCATGTTCCGAAACAGCCTGGCTCAAGACCGTGGCATGCTGTTTGCGTTCTCCGAGCCCAAGCCGTGGACCTTCTGGATGAAGAACACCAAGGTCCCGCTGGACATCATTTGGCTGGACGGCAAGAAACGTATCGTTCACATCGAGCGAAACGTGCCGATCTGCACGCGCACCGACGACTCCTGTCCCCAGTACCAACCGACCGAAGACGCGATGTACGTGCTGGAGATCGCCGGCGGGATGGCCGATGCCTTGAAGCTGCAGCGCGGGGCCACGCTGCAGTTTCCTTAAGCTAGACTGTCGTTCCGCCCCACAGAAACCGCCGAATGCGCTCGGTCAACGACCGCGTCTGATTCGCCACCGCGATGGTGGCGCCTTCTCGGGCGAGTTGCTCCTTGGCGGCGGCAGTCGCCAGTTGGCGGCGAGCGACCACTTCGCCGATCCGGTCGATCACTCGGCCGTCCTCTTGCGCCACCCGACTGAGTCCTTGCTTGCCGACGACCACGACCCGTAGCGGCGTCGCCGCCACAACCGTCGCCGAACGGGGCTCTCCCGTCAGCAACGACATTTCTCCGAAAAACTGGCCCTTCTGGAGCGTGGCCACCGTCATGCTTCGACCATCTTGCTGGAGGCGGACCTCGGCCGTACCGTCTAAAATGATGTAGAGTTCCTGACCGGCTTCGCCCTGCCGGACCACCCGCTCGCCAGGCAAAAATTTCTGGATCGTCGCGTCTCTGGCGAGAACCTCGATTTGTTCAGGAGCCAACACCGCCAGAAAATCCACCGCGGCGAGATGGCTGACGATCTGGTCCGACTGCCGCGTCATTTGTTCAGGCGCCGCCCCGGCCTGCGTATGAACCACACGCTGCGGGAATGGAATCTCGATGCCGTTGCGCTGAAACGCGTTCCACACATAGGTCCGCACCTGGCTCTCGATCAAGGGGCGCAGGGAATAGTCGTCGACCGAAAATCGCAACCGATATTGCACGCCGGAATCGTTGAACGAGGACACCAGCGCAACCGGTTTGGGCTCGGGCAAGACCCCTTCCACCGCCAAGGCGGCTTCGACCAGCACGGCGCACACCTGGCTCGGAGGCGTGCGATAGGCGGCCTCGACCGTCACCGAGCAGATGTGCGCCGTCGTGGGGCGGCTGTAATTGATCAGCCCGGCCTGAATCACCGCGTTGTTGGGCATGGCGACGTGATCGTGCTCGCGCGTCAGCAACGTGAGATGGCCGAATCCGATGTCGGTCACCAACCCCTCTCGGTCGAGCACGGAAATCCAGTCGCCCACCCGCACCATCTTGCCCAACGCGATTCCGGAAAAGAACCGCACCAACGTGTCCCGAAGTGCGACGCCTACCACGGCGGTGGCGACCGTGGGCAACGCCACCAGCGCGATGACGTTGATGTTCATCACCAGCCGGAGAATGACGAGGGTGGCCGCCGTCAGCCCCGTAAAGAGAATCAGCGTTCGCACGACATCGGGAATGTAGGTCCCCTTCCGACCGATCAGGTAATCCCCGATGACGAACAGATCGATCGCTTTCAACAGAAGAAACGAAGCCCCGCAGTAAGCTCCCACCTCTATCCAGTTGAGGACGGTTTGTGGAGGCGAAGGCGTCACGCCGCTGGTGAACACCAATGCTGCGTCAGCCAGCACGGCCGTGGTGCCGGCGACGATAAAGACCGCCGGGGGAAGCGTCTTCTCCCGCCTGCGCGCGAGATAGGCGAGCCCGACGACGACCGCGATCACGCCGGCGGTCGTGAGAACGATTTTGATGAGCAGAAGTCCAAGGCTCACGGTTGGTTTATCCTGACCGACTCCGATCGAGATCCTCAGCGAAGGGCCGGGCTGGTGCAGCTCACCGCTCCTGCCATGCTCGGACACGCCTGGCGGTGATGACGCCGTCCACCCGCTCGATGGCCTTCAGCACCCGGCTGAGGTGGGTCGTATCGGTGACCTCGATCACGAAATCCAGCACCGCCTTCCGATCTTCGCGCGTCGTGATTTCGGCCCGGCTGATGTTGGCCTGGCACTCCGCGATCGACGACGAGACATTCGCCAATACGCCGGTCTTGTCTACGGCGATGACCGACACCTTGACTGCATGCGTGCCGGTCGCGGTCGTATCCCATTCCACTTCCACCAACCGATCTCGGTCGTAATCCAGCGCCTCGAGATTGGGACAATCCACCGTATGGATCGTCAGCCCGCGACCGCGGGTGATGTAGCCGAGAATGCGATCCCCGGGAACCGGGTTGCAGCAACGTGAGAGCTGCATGAGCAGATCCCGCGCGCCCTTGACCTTGACGCCTTTGTCGTCGGCTCTCCCGGCGACCGGCTTCGACACCGGCGGTCCTTCCGCTTGCGCGATGGTCTCGGCCCCCGCGGAGGACGGGAGCAGCTTGCTCACCACCTGTGCGGTCGCCAGATGCCCGTATCCGACCGCCGCAGCCAGCTCGTCCGTCGTTTCAAACCCGGCTTGCCGGGCCACTTCCGACAACTGCTCCGATTTGAGCATCTGCGCCGGCGCCAAACCGTGCCGGCGGAATTCCGCCTCGAGCAGCCGCCGGCCGATCTCGACGCTGCGTTTTTGCTCCTCGGCTTTGAGCCAATGCTTGATCTTCGTCTTGGCGCGCGACGTGCGGACAAACTTGAGCCAATCCTTGTGCGGTGTCTGGCTGGGCGAGGTGAGGATCTCGACGGTGTCTCCACTGGTCAACTGGTGTTTGAGCGGAACAATTTTGCCGTTGACTTTGGCGCCGACGCAGTGATCTCCGATTTCGGTATGAATGGCGTAGGCGAAGTCGACCGGCGTCGAACCTTTCGGCAGCTCCTTCACCATGCCTTTCGGGGTGAAGACATAGACGACATCGTGGAACAAGTCCAGCTTGACGGAGTCCATGAACTGCCGATTGTCCGGCAGGTCCTGATGCCACTCCACGAACTGTCGCAACCAACTGAAGACCTTGCTGTCGCGCTCGTCGATCCGGCCCTGTTCCTTGTACCGCCAATGCGCGGCGATCCCGTACTCCGCCACGCGATGCATCTCCTCGGTGCGGATCTGAAATTCCACATGCTCCCCCTTCGGTCCGACGACCGTCGTATGGAGCGACTGATACAGATTGGACTTCGGAATCGCGATATAATCTTTGAATCGGCCCGGAACGGGGCGCCAGAGCGAGTGGATCACCCCCAACAGCGCGTAACAGTTCATCTTGGTGTCGGTGATGATGCGGAGCGCCGTCAAATCGTAGACCTCCTCGAACGAGATCGATTGTTTCTCCATCTTCTGATAGATCCCGTAGAGGTGTTTCGGCCGGCCGTACACCTCGCCCGGCAGACCGGCGTCCGCCATGGCTTTCTTCACGAGCCGGATCACTTCGTCGATGTATTGCTGGCGATCTTCATCGCGTTTGGCCACCCGCACCCGGAGCGTCTCGTATACGTCCGGTTTGAGATGCTTGAGACACAAGTCTTCGAGTTCGTTCTTGATCCAGCCGATTCCCAGCCGGTTGGCCAACGGTGCGTAGATCTCCAGCGTCTCCTGGGCGATTTGCCGGCGCTTGGGCTCGCTCAAGTATTCCAGCGTCCGCATGTTGTGGAGTCGGTCTGCGAGCTTGATGAGAACGACGCGGATGTCGTCCGCCATCGACAACACCATCTTGCGAAAGTTCTCGGCCTGTTTTTCCTCGTAGTTCCGGAAGGAAATCTTCCCTATCTTGGTCACGCCGTCGACGAGATGGACCACCTCCTTCCCGAATTCCTGTTCCAACTCTTCGGGAGTCGCCAAGGTATCTTCGAGCGTGTCGTGGAGCAGACCGGCGACCACGGCGGCCACGTCGGTCTTGAGCGAAGTCAGCACCCCGGCCACGGCCAAAGGGTGATGGAGATACGGCTCGCCGGATCGCCGCGTTTGGCCTTCGTGCGCTTTCGCGGAGAACTCGTAGGCTTTCCGCACGAGCGACACATCCGCGTCGGCGTGATACCCCTTCAGCCGCTCGATCAACTGTTCGATATCGGTAATCGTCTCAAACGGCATCGTGGCGCTCACATTGTCTGACTGGCCTTGACATCCCTGATCCGCAACTGAATGCGGTCCAGCCCGTTCCATCGATTGAGTTCCGGCACAAAGGCCAGGTCGACGGGCTGTCGTTGTGAAAGGCCGAGGTCGGCCAGCGAGCCCATGCGGAATCCGATACTGTCGAAGGGAAACGACGTTCCCTGGCGAACGGTCAGCTTGAGATGCCCCTCGCCCACGACCCGCGCGTCCAGAATCGCCAGATTCCGCACAGCCAGCGTCGGCTCCGGATTTCCCGCACCGAAGGGATGGAGCGAGCCCAATTCCCGCACCAACCGCATATCGACCTCGTTCAACCGCACTTCGGCATCCAGATGGAGAGTCGGATGCTGCGGCTCCTTTCCCGACCACTCGGCCGCCAGTTCACAGAATCTCTCACGGAAGGCGGGGAGATGTGTTTCTCTGACCGTCAGCCCGGCCGCGTTCGGGTGGCCGCCGAATGCCACCAGCAGATCGCGGCAAGCGGCGAGCGCCTGATAGAGATCGAAGCCCGGCACCGTTCTGGCCGACCCCTTCCCGATTCCCTGCCTGTCCACCGCGATCACGATCGCCGGGCGATGGAAGCGTTCAACCAAGCGGGCCGCGACGATCCCGACCACGCCGAGGTGCCAGTTCGGCGAGGCAAGCACCAGGGCCGGCGCGTCGCCCCCTTCGCCGACCGAGGCCAACGCCTCGGCCATCATGCCCTCCTCGATCTCTTGGCGCTCCCGGTTGAGCCGTTCCAGTTCTTCAGCCAGTTGCTTCGCTTCAAGCTCGGACTCCGTCGTCAACAACCGGACGCTCGTAAGCGCATGGGCCAATCTTCCCGCCGCGTTGATACGGGGCGCGAGCCGAAAGGCGACGGCGTCGGCGGTACAGTCCCGATCGATGCCGGCCGACTGCTTAAGCGCTCTGATGCCGCAACGAGCGCCGCGCGTCATCTGAGCCAGCCCTTCCCGGACGAACCCGCGATTTTCATCTTGCAACGGCACGACATCCGCCACGGTGGAGAGGGCCACCAGGTCCATCAAGGACTCGAGCGCCACATCACCGCCGTATTTTTGTTCATAGGCTTGCACAACCTTCCACGCGAGCGCGCCGGAACACAGTCCTTTGAAGGGGTAACGTGAATCACGCCGGTGAGGATTGAGGACGGCCAGAGCCGGTGGCATCGCTCCGTCGGTTTGATGGTGGTCGGTTACCACGACATCCAGCCCCAACGCCCGGGCCGTTGCAATTTCACGATGCGAGGTGGTCCCACAGTCCGATGTCACGACCAGCCCCACGCTTGCCTGCTGGAGTTGGCGCAGCGCCGCTTCATTGAGTCCGTAGCCTTCCCGAAGACGGTGTGGAATGTACACCAGCGCTGTCCCGCCGAGTGATCGAAAAAAGGTCAGATACAGGCTCGTGGCCGAGATGCCGTCTACATCGTAGTCGCCGTAAAAGCAGATCTTTTCGCCGTTTACCGCCGCCTGATGCAGCCGGTCCACAGCCCGTTCCATGTCCGGCAAGAGAAAGGGATCGTGAGGCGCCTGCGCGCTGGACGAGAGCCAACGGCTGGCTTCATGGGGCGTCGCCACGCCGCGAGCGAGGAGCACGGACGCAGTCACAGAAGAGATCGAGAGCGCACGGGCCAACGCGGCCCGCTGCGTCTGGCAGACATCCCTGAACACCCACCGTTTCTGGCGCATTGCGCACCTCCGAGAGCGAACAGGTTTCCCGCTCACAACCCTCTGAGAACTAAAGGGAATAGCACAGGAATAGTATAGAGAGCAGGAGACTTTGTCAAACCGGCCGAAAGACCGAGTGCCGGTGTAACTTAGGTAAAAGTTCCAATCTTCCGGATGTCCCTCTGAGGACACACCCGACACGTGGAAATGACTTCGAAGAATGGAGCGGTCAGCCGGAACGAGATCGGATAAACTGGACGAGCAGCGGAACGAGATGGTGGGAGCTTTTCCGGGGCGAGCGGGTTATTCTCCTCCTTTCTGGACGTAGTTCTTCACGAATTCCTCCGCGTTTTCTTCGAGCACGTCGTCGATCTCATCGACCAGCTTGTCGATGTCCTCTTTGAGTTTCTTGCCGGCTTCGACGACCTTAGGATTCGGTTTGACCTCGTCCTTCGCCTGCGGTTCCCTTTTGGTGGATTCCGGTCTCCTCTCTTGTTTCTCCATAGGAGCACCTCCCACGCTCCCGCGGAACAGCATCCGACGCGGTTCCGAACAGGATGCAAATCTGATGAGTCACCATACTCCAGCGCTGTTCAATCCGTCAAGCCGATCCCTCCTTCTCGGCATGCTCGTCTCGTTTTCGTCAACCCACGAGCAGGGCCACGATCAACAGCGCCACGATGTTGATGACTTTGATCATTGGATTGATCGCCGGCCCAGCCGTATCCTTGCAGGGATCGCCGACTGTGTCGCCGGTTACCGCAGCCTTGTGCGTCTCGCTGCCCTTTTTGCCTTGTTCTTCGATGTACTTCTTCGCGTTATCCCAGGCCCCTCCTCCGCTCGTCATGGAAATGGCGACAAATAGCCCCGTGACGATGCTACCGACCAAGACCCCGCCAAGCGCTTGAGGCCCCAGGATCGCACCGACCAGAATCGGGGACACCACGGGGATCAGGCCGGGCACCATCATCTTGCGGATCGCGGCTTGGGTGACGATGTCGACGCACGTGCCGTATTCGGGTTTCGCTGTCCCTTCCATGATCCCTTTGATGGTCCGGAATTGACGGCGCACTTCCTCGACCACCAGACCGCCGGCTTGCCCGACCGCTTTCATGAGCATCGCCCCGAACAGGAACGGCAGCATGCCGCCCAGGAACAACCCGACCAACACGGATGGGTTCGAGAGATCGAAGCCGCTGGACTGGCTTCCCGCCTCCACGGCTCGGGCGTACTCCGCGAAGAGCACCACCGCCGCCAAACCGGCCGACCCGATAGCATACCCCTTGGTCACCGCCTTGGTGGTATTGCCCACCGCGTCGAGCGGATCGGTAATGTTGCGCAAGTCCTTGCCGAGATGCGCCATCTCCGCGATGCCGCCCGCATTGTCGGTGATCGGTCCGAACGCGTCGATCGCAACCACGATCCCCGCCATCGATAACATGGACACAGCCGCGACCGCGACGCCGTAAAGCCCGCCGGCCGCCGCCCCGCCGCAGACCCAATAGCTCGCCAAAATCGCGGCGGCGATCACGACGACCGGCCAGGCCGTCGCCTGCATGCCGACCGCCAGCCCGGCGATGATATTGGTCGCATGGCCCGTTTCGCTGGCTTTGGCGATCTCCTGAACCGGTGAGAAGCTCTTGGACGTGTAATAGTCGGTAATGAAGACCATCGCCAGGGTGACGACGAGCCCCAACAGCGCGGCCGCATAATAGTTTGCGCCGCTCACGCCGCCCATACCGTCCATCATCTTGACGGTGATCGGGTAGAACGCGACCGCTGCGATCCCGCCAGCCACGAACAGTCCCTTGTACAGCGCCGACATGATGCCGCCGCCGGGCCCGACTTTGACGAACAGGATCCCAATGATCGTCGCGAGGATCGTCATCGCGCCCAGCGCCAGCGGATAGAGGATCGGCTCCGTCTGTCCCTTGAACATCGTAAAAGCCAGCACCATGGCCGCCACCGTCGTCACCGCATAGGTCTCGAAGAGATCCGCCGCCATACCGGCGCAGTCGCCCACGTTGTCGCCGACATTGTCAGCGATGACCGCCGGATTGCGAGGATCGTCTTCCGGGATGCCCGCCTCAACTTTTCCGACGAGGTCCGCACCCACGTCCGCCGCTTTGGTGTAAATTCCTCCGCCGACCCGAGCGAAGACAGAAATGAGACTTCCTCCGAAACCCAGGCTCAGCAGCGCGTGCACCGCCTTTTCCTGACCGGCGATCGCCGACGCGATCGCGTAAAAGCCGGTGACCGCCAGCAGGCCCAACCCGATCAACAACAGCCCCGTGACCGCCCCGCCACGAAACGCGACGGTCAACGCGGAATTCAGGCCATTGTGGGCCGCTTGCGCCGTCCGCACGTTCGCCCGCACCGCGATATTCATCCCCACATAGCCGGCCGTCGCCGACGCAGCCGCGCCAATCAGA
Protein-coding sequences here:
- a CDS encoding M3 family oligoendopeptidase yields the protein MPLVAARKPTSTKAEHPALEQIPDRWNLSHLVRDPLRDFDRLIAELDRKVTAFESWRDRLNPAMSNEAFLELLRLDEEIATGSSKLGAYAYLWFSEDTKNLPARSFKTKVEERLAAFQNRLLFFELWWQDVDETNAARLLAGSGDYRYYLQTIRRFTPHTLSEPEEKIINLKNITGRSALNTLYEVVTNGFTFTLTVKGRHKTLNREELMAYVRSPLPRLREAAYRELYRVFAANHDLIGEMYKTLVNDWKTENLRLRKFATPIASRNLGNDVPDAAVSALLSVCAKNADVFQEYFRLKARICKIKPMTRYHIYAPHRVEQKRFRYPDAVRMVLDAYRTFSPKLADLAERVFRDRHIDAKTRPGKLSGAYCYSVVPGLTPYVLLNFTGEARDIATMAHELGHAVHGMMASHHSVFTFHATLPLAETASVFGERILSDALISQERNKAVRQSLLLSQIDDLYATVLRQAYFVLFEQIAHEMIANGATVQDLAASYLESLRRQFGRAVRVPDEFRWEWLTIPHLFASPFYCYAYSFGNLLVLALYRMYKKQGSAFIPRYLALLAAGGSQSPQEILSEVGVDMTSEAFWQSGFETIKDIVEQLDRTAL
- a CDS encoding (2Fe-2S)-binding protein, which codes for MYVCLCKGLTESDVRAAGRAGAVTPCQLIETFGLKKNGCCGRCAKNIHEFVSLATSHLVAPCRNSATPTS
- a CDS encoding NAD(P)H-dependent oxidoreductase, whose protein sequence is MAANVHSSLPSPAVIFPVSRSCRSDRSRCGGSRMRQTIGLVVLATTLAALGGRVEAVEKATPSVKVLVAYHSMTGNTEKMAEAVSEGAKSVPGTLVVLKRVGLVTADDLFSSDAVVVGSPVYWSNMAGEVKTFFDNWQLKFGVFPEFKMRNKVGAAFATGGQIASGKEVTMLTILAAMLGNQMIVVSGGGAFGASATTEGESPGIDQNELAAAKALGRRVAEITAVMKRGMAR
- a CDS encoding DUF192 domain-containing protein, which translates into the protein MKTPGGAIIYAELADTTEKRARGLMFRNSLAQDRGMLFAFSEPKPWTFWMKNTKVPLDIIWLDGKKRIVHIERNVPICTRTDDSCPQYQPTEDAMYVLEIAGGMADALKLQRGATLQFP
- a CDS encoding mechanosensitive ion channel family protein; translation: MSLGLLLIKIVLTTAGVIAVVVGLAYLARRREKTLPPAVFIVAGTTAVLADAALVFTSGVTPSPPQTVLNWIEVGAYCGASFLLLKAIDLFVIGDYLIGRKGTYIPDVVRTLILFTGLTAATLVILRLVMNINVIALVALPTVATAVVGVALRDTLVRFFSGIALGKMVRVGDWISVLDREGLVTDIGFGHLTLLTREHDHVAMPNNAVIQAGLINYSRPTTAHICSVTVEAAYRTPPSQVCAVLVEAALAVEGVLPEPKPVALVSSFNDSGVQYRLRFSVDDYSLRPLIESQVRTYVWNAFQRNGIEIPFPQRVVHTQAGAAPEQMTRQSDQIVSHLAAVDFLAVLAPEQIEVLARDATIQKFLPGERVVRQGEAGQELYIILDGTAEVRLQQDGRSMTVATLQKGQFFGEMSLLTGEPRSATVVAATPLRVVVVGKQGLSRVAQEDGRVIDRIGEVVARRQLATAAAKEQLAREGATIAVANQTRSLTERIRRFLWGGTTV
- a CDS encoding bifunctional (p)ppGpp synthetase/guanosine-3',5'-bis(diphosphate) 3'-pyrophosphohydrolase codes for the protein MPFETITDIEQLIERLKGYHADADVSLVRKAYEFSAKAHEGQTRRSGEPYLHHPLAVAGVLTSLKTDVAAVVAGLLHDTLEDTLATPEELEQEFGKEVVHLVDGVTKIGKISFRNYEEKQAENFRKMVLSMADDIRVVLIKLADRLHNMRTLEYLSEPKRRQIAQETLEIYAPLANRLGIGWIKNELEDLCLKHLKPDVYETLRVRVAKRDEDRQQYIDEVIRLVKKAMADAGLPGEVYGRPKHLYGIYQKMEKQSISFEEVYDLTALRIITDTKMNCYALLGVIHSLWRPVPGRFKDYIAIPKSNLYQSLHTTVVGPKGEHVEFQIRTEEMHRVAEYGIAAHWRYKEQGRIDERDSKVFSWLRQFVEWHQDLPDNRQFMDSVKLDLFHDVVYVFTPKGMVKELPKGSTPVDFAYAIHTEIGDHCVGAKVNGKIVPLKHQLTSGDTVEILTSPSQTPHKDWLKFVRTSRAKTKIKHWLKAEEQKRSVEIGRRLLEAEFRRHGLAPAQMLKSEQLSEVARQAGFETTDELAAAVGYGHLATAQVVSKLLPSSAGAETIAQAEGPPVSKPVAGRADDKGVKVKGARDLLMQLSRCCNPVPGDRILGYITRGRGLTIHTVDCPNLEALDYDRDRLVEVEWDTTATGTHAVKVSVIAVDKTGVLANVSSSIAECQANISRAEITTREDRKAVLDFVIEVTDTTHLSRVLKAIERVDGVITARRVRAWQER
- the recJ gene encoding single-stranded-DNA-specific exonuclease RecJ encodes the protein MRQKRWVFRDVCQTQRAALARALSISSVTASVLLARGVATPHEASRWLSSSAQAPHDPFLLPDMERAVDRLHQAAVNGEKICFYGDYDVDGISATSLYLTFFRSLGGTALVYIPHRLREGYGLNEAALRQLQQASVGLVVTSDCGTTSHREIATARALGLDVVVTDHHQTDGAMPPALAVLNPHRRDSRYPFKGLCSGALAWKVVQAYEQKYGGDVALESLMDLVALSTVADVVPLQDENRGFVREGLAQMTRGARCGIRALKQSAGIDRDCTADAVAFRLAPRINAAGRLAHALTSVRLLTTESELEAKQLAEELERLNRERQEIEEGMMAEALASVGEGGDAPALVLASPNWHLGVVGIVAARLVERFHRPAIVIAVDRQGIGKGSARTVPGFDLYQALAACRDLLVAFGGHPNAAGLTVRETHLPAFRERFCELAAEWSGKEPQHPTLHLDAEVRLNEVDMRLVRELGSLHPFGAGNPEPTLAVRNLAILDARVVGEGHLKLTVRQGTSFPFDSIGFRMGSLADLGLSQRQPVDLAFVPELNRWNGLDRIQLRIRDVKASQTM
- a CDS encoding ubiquitin-like protein Pup, with the translated sequence MEKQERRPESTKREPQAKDEVKPNPKVVEAGKKLKEDIDKLVDEIDDVLEENAEEFVKNYVQKGGE